AGCGGCTTGATTTAACATCCCAGGCACAGCCTACGCCGAACAGGGCATAGCTTACACCCAACAGAATTTTTATCAAAAAATAATTATCAATTCAACATATCCTCATCAAGTTTAAATCCTATTACCAAAATATCATCAATTTGTTTATAATTTTTACCTGTCCAATTGTCTAATGTATTTTCAAGTATTTCTTTTTGTTCGTCCATACTTTTTTTATGTATATCCAATAAAAGGTTTCTAAAGTTTTTGATAAGAAATTTTCTTCCGTGTTCTCCACCAAACTGGTCAATGTAACCATCAGAAAATATATAACAATATATTGGTTCATTTATGGGAATATTATGACGTGTAAAATTTTTGACCTGCTCAGCTTGAGAACCTCCAATAGGATTTTTATCACCGTTTATCTGAAATATTTCATTATTTTTAATATATACTAAGGGATTTTTAGCTCCTGAATATTCTAATCTTTTTTCTTTTTTATTGATAAGACACATAGCAAGGTCCATACCATCTTTATTATCAGTTGTATCTTGTTTAAGCGAATGTCTTATTCCTTTATTTAATTCGTCTAAAATAATATCAACACGTGTAATACCTCTTCCAATTATCTCATCTAAATGATTATATCCTATCATTGACATAAATGCACCCGGTACACCATGTCCGGTACAATCAACAGCAGAAATAGCAAAATTTTTTTCTCCTCTGTTTTTATTATTTTGTTGCTGTAAGTCAATAACTTCGGTTTGCTGTTTAAAATGTCCTAATACATTATGAATGTTTGACATATCATCAACTTCTGTGAACCAGTAATAATCGCCACTTACAACATCACGCGGGCGAAATAAAATAAAAGATTCAGGAATATAATTTTTTAAGCTTTTTTGTTCCGGCAACATTGCTTTTTGTATGCCCTGTGCATAGTTAATACTTTGTGAAATACTTAATGCCTGTGATGTAATTTTATCGAATGCATCTTCTATTTCTTTGTTCTTTTTTTCAATATTATCACGTTGTTGAATAATTTTCACATTTTGGTTTTCTAATTTTATATTAATTTTTCGTTTTATACGATAGTTTCTAAACATAATAATTGCAAGTGCAAGGAAAAACAATAATCCACCGGCTGCGGAATATATTATTAAAGTTTGAAATTTTTGTTTGGCTTTTTGTTCTTTTATTGCTAAATCTTGTAATTTTTTATCTTTGTTTAATATGTCAATTTCTTGCTGTTTCAAACGATTAGCACGTTCTACTTCAAGTAATGAATCTTCTGCTGCGGTTATCACTTTACCCAGAGAATCTTTCTGTATTTTTGCAAATTTTTCCTGTAATTCCAATTCTAATTCTTTTATTCGTTTTTCTTCTTGTGTTATTCTAATTTCTGTCTGAGATTTAATATCCTTTTGTGTAAAATCATCTTTTATTCCTTCTTCCTGTAAATATGCCTCGTATGATGTAAACTTATTAAAGTATTCATTTGATTTACCTGTATTTCCCATTCTTTCATAACCCTGCGACAGCATCTGGTAACAATTAAGAATTAAATTTGGATTTTCTGCCTCAGTTGCTAATTTTAATGCTTCCTCAAGGTATTTGTTAGCATCTTCAGTTTGGTTTAATATATTTAAAATAAAAGCAATATCGACAAGACCTGAAGAAATATCATCTTTTTTTCCGATTTTTCGGCGTACATCAAGGCTTTTCATAAAAAATTCCAGAGCTTTTTCAACATCTTCAATATCAGTATAAATTACACCTATATTAGTGTATATAGCTTTAATATCCTGAAAGTTATTTATTTTTTTATTTAATTCTACAGATTTTAAAAAGTTCTCAATAGCATCGGCAGTAAATCCTTTTTGCCAGTATATAAAAGCAATTTTATTGTATGTTATACTTGCTTCATGTATGTTACCTTGTGAAATAAATAAGTCTGCTGTTTCTATAAACCGGTCAACTTGTTGTTGTTCTTCCGGTGTTAATGGATTTAATTGCTGGGCAATTGTGTGAATAACAATAAAAAGAAATATTGTTAATAATATTATTTTATTGAATATTGATTTTAACATAAAACATAAATTATAAATAATATGCAATTTACTAAATAAATAGCTATATTTCAATAATAAACATATTGAATTAAAATTTGTTTATATAATCCGGCAATTTATTATAAATATTTTGATACTTTTATAAAAAATATTTTTGCCACAGATTCACAGATTATTTCGAATAAAAAGGCTAAATATTATTTTAAGGTGTTTAGGTAAAAATATGTTTTTTTATAGAATCCTGAAAGGATTCAAGGTATAAGCTCGGGGTGAAGTGAAACGAGCCCTGAGACTTTAAGTTAAAATCAAAGAAAGGACTGAAAGTCCGAAAGGTAATTAATTATAAAATTATGGCACAGAGTTTATCAAAAATATATATTCACTGTGTGTTTTCTACGAAAAAAGGAGAACCATTAATCACAGATCTTATACGAAAGGATTTACATTCTTATATCATAGGAACATTATCAAATATTGGTTCTTATGTAAATGAAATTTATGCTAATTCTGATCATATCCATGTTTTATGCACATTGCCACGGACTATTACTATTGCCGAATTAATTTCGAAAATAAAAACACCTTCTACTAAATGGATTAAAAAACAAGGCATTAATAATTTTTCATGGCAAGGAGGATATGGAGCTTTCTCTGTAAGTTTGTCAAAGGTGGTGGTTGTTGAAAGGTATATTCAAAATCAACCGCAGCATCATAAAAAAATATCATTTAAAGATGAACTACGTAATTTTTTTAATGAATATAACATTGATTTTGATGAAAAATATGTGTGGGACTAACATTATTTTTGTGTATGAAGGTGTCACCCTTTCAGGGTTTATGTTAAATATGAATTCTTTAACTCAGGACTTCGTTTCACTTCGCCCTGAGCTAATACATAAAGGGGCGTTGCCCCTTGGAAATATATTCAGCACATCAAAATAATATTTTTCGAATAAAAAGAAATTTGGTATCATTTATAAATAATTAATATATTTGTTTTTTTAATTTGGTAAATAATAATATGCAATATATAAAACATTTAATATTTTTTATTTGTTATTGTTTCTTGTTAAATTTTTCTCTTTCAGGGCAGGATTATGAAGTTGCACCGGTAAAATTAAATTATAGTGTGGAACCGGGCGAAGCAAGCTCAAAAGTTATAACTATTAAGAATCATGCAAATAAAAATCAAACTTTTATTATTTCATTAGGTGATTTTATGCCTGACAGTAAAGGCAAAATTAATTATTATCCTGCAAACTCAACAAAATTTTCATGTGCACAATTTTTATCTGTTAGTCCTTCATTTTTTGAGATTAATCCAAATGAAGAAAAAGAGATAATGGTTACGCTTCAGGCTGCCGTTGGTGATTACACTTCAAGATGGGCTATGTTATATATAAGAACAGCACAGGAACAAACTTCATTTAGTGTTGATAAGGGATTATCTGCTGGGCTGATGGTAAGTTCTCAAATTGCTGTAATGATCTCTCAGTCACCAAAATCAAATGTGAATTTTTTTGCTACAATTAACAGATTAAATGAAATTACTAATGAAAGCGATAGTGTTAGAACTTTTACTGCCAATATTGAAAACCTTGGAGATAAAATAACAAAATGTAAAGTTTATTTAATTGCAGCAAATTTAATAACTGCTGAAGAAACTTTTTATGACCCTATTGAAGTGCTTACCTATCCCAAATCTTCATTAACAGTTGTTTTAACACTGCCTTACGGTTTACCTAAGGGAAAATATTCCTTATCTGCTGTTTTAGATTATGGTAGTACTAAAACACTTGAAGGTACCCAAACAATTATTGATGTACATTAAAGAAAGATTGTATATTGATTATTGTCTAATATCTATTGGTTACAAGTTGTTGATTATCGTATAGTTATAAATTAAGTATGACTTATATTTTTAAAATAATAATAATAATATATTTTACCTTAATTCAATTTAATGGATTTTGTCAATTAGTTGAAATTGAATCATATTATGATAATGATAATTCAAAAATAAAAGAAAAATATTTTGCTGTTACCAATAAAACCGATACAATAAAACAAGGAAAATATATTTACTATTTTGAAAATGGTACAAAAATGCAGGAAGGCATTTATATTGATAATCAATTAGATAGTGTTTGGAATATTTATTATAAAAACGGGAAAATAAAAAGTAAAATAACATTTGAAAATAACCTTAAAAACGGAGAATTTAAACAATTCTATCAAAATGGAAATTTAAAACAAAAAGCATATTATAAAAATAATTTATTAGATGGTAATTTTTTTTCTTATTATGAAAATGATACAAACGAATCGGTTTCTATATATAAAAATGGAGTATTAGAAGGAATTTCGGTTACATATCGTGTAGATGGTACAATTGTTTCACAAATAAATTTTAAGAATAATGTTAATTCAGGTTTATGGGAAAGTTATTACGATGATGGAAGTTTAAATTATAAAGGAATAAAAATCGGAAACAAATATATTGACACTCTTTTTGTATATTATAAAAATGGAAAACTTCAACGAAAATGTGCTTATAAAAACGGGGAATTAAATGGTGATTATATTTCATATTATGATGATGGAAATATTATGTCTGAATGTAAATATTTGAATAATAAAATTGAAGGAAATTTTAAAGAGTATTTTAAAGATGGTAATATTATAGCACAGGAGGGTAATTACAAAAACAACAAAAAAAATGGTATTTGGAAAGGATATTATCCTGATGGTTCTTTATTTTCAGAAGGAATATTTAAAGACAATTTATATGAAGATATATGGAAAGTATATCACAAAAACGGAAATTTAAAACAAACGGGCAACTTTAGAAACGGAAAATCAGAGGGATATTGGAGATTTTTTTCTTTGAACAGTAATATAATCAAACAAGGTTTATACATAAATGGTTCTCAAGAAGGAATTTGGTTATTCTATGATGAGAATGGGAATATTAGTTCAATTAATTTATTTAAAAACGGAATATATGACGGTCCTGTGTGGTTATATGATAATAATGGTAAATTATATGGAAAAAGTATTATAAATAAAGGAGAAATTTTAGAATAATAATAATATAGTGTTCGTAAGAAAACTATGCAATCTGCTCTACTATTAATATTGCAAAACTCAATAAAATATTATTGTTGCATCACTGAAATATCGAGCTATATAGAGTTTTCCTGCAAGCATACTAAGTGCTAATATTTTTCCAAACTTGCTAAAACTTTTTTATCAAACAATGTTGGATGATCTTCATCGAAAGTTTTTAACACCTTTGTGAAAATTGCATCTCTGAATAATTTAGACCTGTTTTTAACTTTATATTTTATACAATATTGCCGGATGGCATTATATTCAAATTCGTTTAATAACATTGATTGTCTATATTCTCTTTTATAACTCCTTGATTTAGAACTGTTATTTCTCATTATTTTTAATCAAATGATTAATTAAAAGCTATTAATAATTTAATATTTAAGCGAAAATAAACATCACGTACCAATTTAAACATTAAACCTTACAGAAGTAATTAACATAAGTCTTTTATTTATTAACAATTATTATTATTTTAATTTTTTTAAATTTCAGATAATGGTAATAACCGATTTAGACGGAACGATACTTAAGCCGGATCGTACTGTAAATAGCATTGATTATGAAACCCTGATAAAATTAGGAAATAAAAATATTGTCAGGGTAATTGCTACAGGAAGATCTTTATTTTCGGTTAATAAAGTAATTAATAATAATTTCCCTATTGATTATCTTATTTTTTCTTCAGGAGCAGGTATCATTAATTGGCAAACTAAACAAATTTTATATTCTGAGAAACTATCTAAAAGCGAAACCAATAATATTATCAAAATCTTAGTTAAAAACTGTATTGATTTTATGGTTCACCAACCAATACCTGAAAATCATAAATTCAATTATTGTAAATTGAGTAAAAACAATAATACCGATTTTAAAACAAGAGTTAAACTATATAAAGATTATACACAAGTACTTGATATTGATAGTTTTAATAATGAAGCATGCCAGATTTTAGCGATTATAAAAAATAGTCCTGATTTATTTAATGAAATTAAGGAATATTTTGAAAATCTTAAAATAATACGTACTACATCACCCATAGATGGAACCTCTATTTGGATTGAAATTTTTCCTAAAAATGTTTCTAAAGGAAATGCAGTAAAATGCTTGTGTAAATATCTTAAAATTCCAATAAACACTACAATTGGCATTGGAAATGATTATAATGATTTAGATTTATTACAAACTACACAGTATAGTTTTGTTGTATCAAATGCACCAAAGGAAATAAAAAGCCAATTTTCAACAGTTGGTAGTAATATTAATAATGGATTTACAGAAGCTGTTAATAAAGTATTTTTCAATGAGGATAAAGGAAGAAAATAAGAAAAAAATCGGTAAAGAA
The nucleotide sequence above comes from Bacteroidales bacterium. Encoded proteins:
- a CDS encoding transposase, translated to MAQSLSKIYIHCVFSTKKGEPLITDLIRKDLHSYIIGTLSNIGSYVNEIYANSDHIHVLCTLPRTITIAELISKIKTPSTKWIKKQGINNFSWQGGYGAFSVSLSKVVVVERYIQNQPQHHKKISFKDELRNFFNEYNIDFDEKYVWD
- a CDS encoding toxin-antitoxin system YwqK family antitoxin, whose product is MTYIFKIIIIIYFTLIQFNGFCQLVEIESYYDNDNSKIKEKYFAVTNKTDTIKQGKYIYYFENGTKMQEGIYIDNQLDSVWNIYYKNGKIKSKITFENNLKNGEFKQFYQNGNLKQKAYYKNNLLDGNFFSYYENDTNESVSIYKNGVLEGISVTYRVDGTIVSQINFKNNVNSGLWESYYDDGSLNYKGIKIGNKYIDTLFVYYKNGKLQRKCAYKNGELNGDYISYYDDGNIMSECKYLNNKIEGNFKEYFKDGNIIAQEGNYKNNKKNGIWKGYYPDGSLFSEGIFKDNLYEDIWKVYHKNGNLKQTGNFRNGKSEGYWRFFSLNSNIIKQGLYINGSQEGIWLFYDENGNISSINLFKNGIYDGPVWLYDNNGKLYGKSIINKGEILE
- a CDS encoding HAD family phosphatase, with product MVITDLDGTILKPDRTVNSIDYETLIKLGNKNIVRVIATGRSLFSVNKVINNNFPIDYLIFSSGAGIINWQTKQILYSEKLSKSETNNIIKILVKNCIDFMVHQPIPENHKFNYCKLSKNNNTDFKTRVKLYKDYTQVLDIDSFNNEACQILAIIKNSPDLFNEIKEYFENLKIIRTTSPIDGTSIWIEIFPKNVSKGNAVKCLCKYLKIPINTTIGIGNDYNDLDLLQTTQYSFVVSNAPKEIKSQFSTVGSNINNGFTEAVNKVFFNEDKGRK
- a CDS encoding tetratricopeptide repeat protein — translated: MLKSIFNKIILLTIFLFIVIHTIAQQLNPLTPEEQQQVDRFIETADLFISQGNIHEASITYNKIAFIYWQKGFTADAIENFLKSVELNKKINNFQDIKAIYTNIGVIYTDIEDVEKALEFFMKSLDVRRKIGKKDDISSGLVDIAFILNILNQTEDANKYLEEALKLATEAENPNLILNCYQMLSQGYERMGNTGKSNEYFNKFTSYEAYLQEEGIKDDFTQKDIKSQTEIRITQEEKRIKELELELQEKFAKIQKDSLGKVITAAEDSLLEVERANRLKQQEIDILNKDKKLQDLAIKEQKAKQKFQTLIIYSAAGGLLFFLALAIIMFRNYRIKRKINIKLENQNVKIIQQRDNIEKKNKEIEDAFDKITSQALSISQSINYAQGIQKAMLPEQKSLKNYIPESFILFRPRDVVSGDYYWFTEVDDMSNIHNVLGHFKQQTEVIDLQQQNNKNRGEKNFAISAVDCTGHGVPGAFMSMIGYNHLDEIIGRGITRVDIILDELNKGIRHSLKQDTTDNKDGMDLAMCLINKKEKRLEYSGAKNPLVYIKNNEIFQINGDKNPIGGSQAEQVKNFTRHNIPINEPIYCYIFSDGYIDQFGGEHGRKFLIKNFRNLLLDIHKKSMDEQKEILENTLDNWTGKNYKQIDDILVIGFKLDEDMLN